A single genomic interval of Osmia lignaria lignaria isolate PbOS001 chromosome 9, iyOsmLign1, whole genome shotgun sequence harbors:
- the LOC117609349 gene encoding uncharacterized protein LOC117609349 isoform X2, with the protein MFLLKDLLLFSYLTVLIAGAAVKIPTKTPWTSSASKSVYSRAIGPPMGMDTITVPYMSKSPFFPKFVDPKMMISKKTDLLSNLFGGLGPAYPAGFKPYMPYGASGPSLYSAADATQMFNAMSKNSADEGNGPYKRGIFGPYSAKPFGPMSSKFGPMSKYSGLNTIPDYSMENEFSRKRRSIDESPVAKLRSIMDAGMPETKNLGPPPPYPTLAPISEEPEDEVNVLLKKMGGGTAPKQYLPGMFGPFGPVVDPSMFMAKKSAFLDTLFKNLATSTTPSPADTVTATSTEKSTIVPPDFWFPTSIIPTPTEYNDKVEQFMDKLFETLKINKTAASSEDESAFKNDFTRSATFDEDVVQSKIARSAEDLSSINAAKDTIVDTILAELGDLKSNMVTTMNDLISYEKAASAASPMSSKKPFKSFWPGMKPVPNGMVPFQQKMAILSQVFDMLTDLQKNITLAIQNIVKAKMSSVAPQGSGTYPSMLNDFTTPVNMSLLDAIKQRLDALDYGMPMAYNPSFSQFDSKMARSLPKGPSSFWVSYPEDGANIKRQVDSDTESLISKNANSDQKQQARSVKMQMHQGYQSLPPGAIESVQAGGGSVPGHQGGGIKLFIQMPALPNMLVPGFQNNNYKN; encoded by the exons ATGTTTCTGCTAAAGGATCTATTACTTTTCTCTTATTTAACAGTTTTAATAGCTGGTGCAGCTGTTAAAATTCCAACTAAGACACCATGGACAAGCAGTGCTTCAAAATCtg TTTATTCAAGAGCCATTGGACCACCAATGGGAATGGACACTATAACAGTGCCTTACATGTCAAAGTCTCCATTCTTTCCAAAATTTGTTGATCCTAAAATGATGATTTCGAAAAAGACTGACCTATTGAGCAATTTATTTGGAGGTTTAGGACCAGCATATCCTGCAGGCTTTAAACCATACATGCCATATGGTGCTAGTGGACCATCTTTATACAGTGCTGCTGATGCGACACAAATGTTCAATGCTATGAGCAAAAACAGCGCAGATGAGGGCAATGGACCATACAAACGTGGAATTTTTGGACCCTACAGCGCTAAACCTTTTGGTCCTATGAGTTCTAAATTTGGACCAATGTCTAAATATTCAGGCTTGAATACTATACCTGATTACAGTATGGAAAATGAATTCTCCCGTAAAAGGAGAAGCATAGACGAGTCTCCTGTAGCGAAACTCCGATCAATTATGGATGCCGGCATGCCAGAAACAAAGAATTTGGGACCTCCGCCACCTTATCCAACTCTTGCTCCAATTTCTGAAGAACCAGAAGATGAAGTTAATGTATTGCTTAAAAAAATGGGAGGTGGAACAGCACCAAAACAATATTTACCAGGAATGTTTGGACCTTTCGGACCCGTGGTTGATCCATCGATGTTTATGGCAAAAAAGTCTGCGTTCTTGGATACACTGTTTAAAAATCTTGCTACTAGTACCACTCCGTCACCAGCAGATACGGTAACCGCAACTTCTACAGAAAAAAGTACCATCGTTCCACCGGATTTTTGGTTTCCAACGTCAATAATTCCAACTCCAACTGAATATAATGATAAGGTGGAACAATTCATGGATAAATTATTTGAGACTTTGAAGATCAACAAAACCGCGGCATCGAGCGAAGACGAAAGTGCATTTAAAAATGACTTCACAAGATCAGCCACGTTTGACGAAGACGTCGTACAATCAAAGATTGCTAGATCCGCTGAAGATCTATCATCGATCAACGCAGCTAAAGATACAATTGTTGACACTATTCTAGCCGAACTGGGTGACCTGAAGAGTAACATGGTAACAACAATGAACGATTTGATCAGCTATGAAAAAGCTGCATCGGCTGCATCGCCGATGTCGTCAAAAAAGCCTTTTAAATCATTCTGGCCAGGTATGAAACCTGTTCCAAATGGGATGGTTCCCTTTCAACAGAAGATGGCTATCCTAAGTCAAGTATTTGATATGTTAACGGATCTGCAAAAGAACATTACTTTAGCAATACAGAATATAGTAAAAGCAAAAATGAGTTCTGTTGCACCTCAAGGATCAGGAACCTATCCGTCTATGTTGAATGATTTTACCACGCCTGTTAATATGAGTCTTTTGGATGCTATTAAACAAAGATTGGACGCACTTGATTACGGAATGCCTATGGCTTATAATCCAAGTTTCAGTCAATTTGATTCAAAAATGGCTAGATCATTGCCAAAGGGCCCGTCATCATTCTGGGTGTCTTATCCTGAAGATGGAGCTAACATAAAACGACAAGTTGATAGCGATACCGAATCTTTGATAAGTAAAAATGCTAACTCTGATCAAAAGCAACAGGCACGTTCGGTGAAAATGCAAATGCATCAAGGATATCAAAGTTTACCACCTGGTGCTATAGAGTCTGTGCAAGCAGGAGGTGGATCGGTTCCTGGTCATCAAGGCGGAGGAATTAAATTATTC ATACAAATGCCTGCATTGCCTAATATGCTAGTGCCAggctttcaaaataataattacaaaaactAG
- the LOC117609349 gene encoding uncharacterized protein LOC117609349 isoform X1: MFLLKDLLLFSYLTVLIAGAAVKIPTKTPWTSSASKSVYSRAIGPPMGMDTITVPYMSKSPFFPKFVDPKMMISKKTDLLSNLFGGLGPAYPAGFKPYMPYGASGPSLYSAADATQMFNAMSKNSADEGNGPYKRGIFGPYSAKPFGPMSSKFGPMSKYSGLNTIPDYSMENEFSRKRRSIDESPVAKLRSIMDAGMPETKNLGPPPPYPTLAPISEEPEDEVNVLLKKMGGGTAPKQYLPGMFGPFGPVVDPSMFMAKKSAFLDTLFKNLATSTTPSPADTVTATSTEKSTIVPPDFWFPTSIIPTPTEYNDKVEQFMDKLFETLKINKTAASSEDESAFKNDFTRSATFDEDVVQSKIARSAEDLSSINAAKDTIVDTILAELGDLKSNMVTTMNDLISYEKAASAASPMSSKKPFKSFWPGMKPVPNGMVPFQQKMAILSQVFDMLTDLQKNITLAIQNIVKAKMSSVAPQGSGTYPSMLNDFTTPVNMSLLDAIKQRLDALDYGMPMAYNPSFSQFDSKMARSLPKGPSSFWVSYPEDGANIKRQVDSDTESLISKNANSDQKQQARSVKMQMHQGYQSLPPGAIESVQAGGGSVPGHQGGGIKLFDDNNYDDTNQWVNWMEYLKNNYHGHRHHNHH, encoded by the exons ATGTTTCTGCTAAAGGATCTATTACTTTTCTCTTATTTAACAGTTTTAATAGCTGGTGCAGCTGTTAAAATTCCAACTAAGACACCATGGACAAGCAGTGCTTCAAAATCtg TTTATTCAAGAGCCATTGGACCACCAATGGGAATGGACACTATAACAGTGCCTTACATGTCAAAGTCTCCATTCTTTCCAAAATTTGTTGATCCTAAAATGATGATTTCGAAAAAGACTGACCTATTGAGCAATTTATTTGGAGGTTTAGGACCAGCATATCCTGCAGGCTTTAAACCATACATGCCATATGGTGCTAGTGGACCATCTTTATACAGTGCTGCTGATGCGACACAAATGTTCAATGCTATGAGCAAAAACAGCGCAGATGAGGGCAATGGACCATACAAACGTGGAATTTTTGGACCCTACAGCGCTAAACCTTTTGGTCCTATGAGTTCTAAATTTGGACCAATGTCTAAATATTCAGGCTTGAATACTATACCTGATTACAGTATGGAAAATGAATTCTCCCGTAAAAGGAGAAGCATAGACGAGTCTCCTGTAGCGAAACTCCGATCAATTATGGATGCCGGCATGCCAGAAACAAAGAATTTGGGACCTCCGCCACCTTATCCAACTCTTGCTCCAATTTCTGAAGAACCAGAAGATGAAGTTAATGTATTGCTTAAAAAAATGGGAGGTGGAACAGCACCAAAACAATATTTACCAGGAATGTTTGGACCTTTCGGACCCGTGGTTGATCCATCGATGTTTATGGCAAAAAAGTCTGCGTTCTTGGATACACTGTTTAAAAATCTTGCTACTAGTACCACTCCGTCACCAGCAGATACGGTAACCGCAACTTCTACAGAAAAAAGTACCATCGTTCCACCGGATTTTTGGTTTCCAACGTCAATAATTCCAACTCCAACTGAATATAATGATAAGGTGGAACAATTCATGGATAAATTATTTGAGACTTTGAAGATCAACAAAACCGCGGCATCGAGCGAAGACGAAAGTGCATTTAAAAATGACTTCACAAGATCAGCCACGTTTGACGAAGACGTCGTACAATCAAAGATTGCTAGATCCGCTGAAGATCTATCATCGATCAACGCAGCTAAAGATACAATTGTTGACACTATTCTAGCCGAACTGGGTGACCTGAAGAGTAACATGGTAACAACAATGAACGATTTGATCAGCTATGAAAAAGCTGCATCGGCTGCATCGCCGATGTCGTCAAAAAAGCCTTTTAAATCATTCTGGCCAGGTATGAAACCTGTTCCAAATGGGATGGTTCCCTTTCAACAGAAGATGGCTATCCTAAGTCAAGTATTTGATATGTTAACGGATCTGCAAAAGAACATTACTTTAGCAATACAGAATATAGTAAAAGCAAAAATGAGTTCTGTTGCACCTCAAGGATCAGGAACCTATCCGTCTATGTTGAATGATTTTACCACGCCTGTTAATATGAGTCTTTTGGATGCTATTAAACAAAGATTGGACGCACTTGATTACGGAATGCCTATGGCTTATAATCCAAGTTTCAGTCAATTTGATTCAAAAATGGCTAGATCATTGCCAAAGGGCCCGTCATCATTCTGGGTGTCTTATCCTGAAGATGGAGCTAACATAAAACGACAAGTTGATAGCGATACCGAATCTTTGATAAGTAAAAATGCTAACTCTGATCAAAAGCAACAGGCACGTTCGGTGAAAATGCAAATGCATCAAGGATATCAAAGTTTACCACCTGGTGCTATAGAGTCTGTGCAAGCAGGAGGTGGATCGGTTCCTGGTCATCAAGGCGGAGGAATTAAATTATTC GATGACAATAATTACGACGACACCAATCAATGGGTCAACTGGATGGAATATCTGAAAAATAACTATCATGGGCACAGGCATCACAATCATCATTAG
- the PIG-O gene encoding phosphatidylinositol glycan anchor biosynthesis class O: protein MSKLWNYLIFQGWISYLMAAGLLVFTSGFLLNRISRPERAECKYCTDSDCNIEQLLQDPQVAGTICVERKTRVVLLVVDALKYDFAYWYNDNSSTSSYYRNKLPIIHELLENQPMNSRLYKFIADPPTTTMQRLKGLTTGSLPTFIDIGSNFASESIDEDNIVDQNTARGIIFMGDDTWTNLFPGKFKRQFPSPSFNVWDLDTVDKDVRYRIFFEMKKKDWSLLIAHVLGIDHCGHKHGTNHPEMARKLNDTNTLIKEIIESLEEDTVLFVVGDHGMTETGDHGGDSINEIEAAMFVYSMIPLVQYKAAHSTVNQVDLVPTLASVLGTPIPFSNLGSVIINSLPSSAKNKRSEDDLWYSLHSTWRNIVQTKKYIDVYSTDSYLFSNDQLQSLENMYNHLFEQIKHVNTVEEFESFVMNSRNYFKLLKNTCSEVWIQFDSSLMSKGLLLMFCALFFFYLFITGIPESRMSKIFQSSFLQCSILINLITALGIIFLFLFNVLEELKTTLLSATGAVSVVLLVFLIAKNWDVISMSWYDYRKIKKLIYISRVILLLTVCILFSNSYIVEEDNVLSFLLVTLFWLLVFNLKKENTNEGIERKTKPFFKSQTKSNLKTVVIVIGLIASISIRLSYYFWRCREEQQTRVCSLFVIGKMGSIISNNLERVLLAIALIVLALYITIIRLWLQNCGNLSGFSPSVLVGQYCPVVIGVCMGCYWVLQRLPKFIKIKFALSWQISTLPNIVYALCLFAIFILYYRPLSIFLLPKRKESINVYQDENIVPRLFEKIKESIYRKNIDVDETPVIYGLGTAYSATFVSLSVFLMLLYSLLLGDILSPSTFLMFISCASVLGLSAIERYKNANSISELVEVPTPTLLCWFLIAEYFFYGTGHQSTFPTIHWDAAFIGTGGHFYGNLLSAILIGINTFGSHIILGATLPLLVIVPFTFYLVFPKLAKVKFVEDDMKRGELLLFEQDSIFHAAIFSVAGKYILLYGIRTFGSMLAATIHCRHLMVWKIFAPKLIFEGLGLLVTLSSVLASFYMVFRIDQQMEHLISRVAKGR from the exons ATGAGCAAACTGTGGAATTATCTAATATTTCAAGGATGGATATCGTATTTAATGGCAGCTGGTTTGTTAGTTTTTACAAGTGGTTTTCTACTGAATCGTATTTCTAGACCGGAACGTGCCGAATGCAAATATTGTACAGATTCTGACTGCAACATTGAACAACTTCTTCAAGATCCACAAGTTGCAGGGACTATTTGTGTTGAGAGAAAAACACGCGTTGTTTTGCTAGTTGTTGATGCTTTAAAATATGATTTTGCATATTGGTACAATGACAATAGTTCTACCTCATCGTACTATCGCAATAAATTGCCAATAATACATGAACTATTGGAAAATCAACCAATGAATTCACGTTTATATAAATTCATAGCAGACCCTCCAACAACAACCATGCAAAGATTAAAGGGTCTTACCACAGGATCTCTACCTACATTCATAGATATTGGATCTAATTTTGCTTCTGAAAGTATCGATGAAGATAACATTGTCGACCAGAATACTGCCAGGGGTATTATTTTCATGGGTGATGATACTTGGACTAATTTATTCCCTGGTAAATTCAAACGCCAGTTTCCATCACCTTCTTTTAATGTTTGGGATCTGGACACTGTTGATAAAGATGTTAGATATCGTATATTCTTtgaaatgaagaagaaagattGGTCTCTTCTTATAGCACATGTTCTTGGCATTGATCATTGTGGACATAAACATGGAACTAATCATCCTGAGATGGctagaaaattaaatgatacaAATACTCTTATAAAAGAGATCATTGAATCTTTAGAAGAAGATACAGTACTTTTTGTAGTTGGTGATCATGGAATGACAGAGACAGGTGATCATGGTGGAGATAGCATTAATGAAATAGAAGCTGCTATGTTTGTTTATTCTATGATTCCTCTGGTACAATATAAAGCAGCGCACAGTACTGTTAATCAAGTTGATCTTGTTCCTACATTGGCATCAGTTCTTGGAACTCCCATACCTTTCTCTAACTTGGGATCTGTCATAATTAATTCATTGCCAAGTTCagcaaaaaataaaagatcaGAAGATGATCTATGGTATTCATTGCATTCAACATGGAGAAATATTGTACAAACAAAAAAGTATATTGATGTTTATTCTACGGACAGTTATCTGTTTTCTAATGATCAGCTTCAAAGTTTAGAAAATATGTACAATCATCTGTTTGAACAGATAAAGCATGTAAATACTGTTGAGGAATTTGAATCCTTTGTTATGAATAGCAGAAACTACTTCAAACTACTAAAGAATACATGTTCCGAAGTTTGGATTCAGTTTGATTCCAGCTTAATGTCCAAAGGCCTACTTCTAATGTTTTGtgctttgtttttcttttacttatttattaCAGGCATTCCGGAAAGCCGTATGTCTAAGATATTTCAATCATCATTTTTACAATGTTCTATattgataaatttaattaccGCACTAGGAATcatatttctgtttttatttaatGTATTAGAGGAATTGAAAACCACATTATTATCTGCTACCGGTGCAGTGTCTGTAGTATTACTGGTATTCTTAATTGCTAAAAATTGGGATGTAATTTCAATGAGTTGGTACGATTACCGAAAGATAAAGAAATTGATTTATATTAGCAGAGTAATACTTCTTTTAACGGTATGCATTCTTTTTTCTAACAGTTACATTGTCGAGGAAGATAATGTACTATCTTTTTTACTTGTTACACTTTTCTGGCTTCTTGTattcaatttgaaaaaagaaaataccaaTGAAGGTATAGAAAGGAAAACAAAGCCATTTTTTAAATCACAAACAAAGTCAAATTTAAAAACAGTTGTAATTGTTATTGGTTTAATAGCAAGCATCTCTATACGGCTATCTTACTATTTTTGGCGTTGCCGAGAAGAACAGCAAACCCGTGTATGTTCTCTATTTGTAATTGGCAAAATGGGTTCTATAATATCGAATAATTTAGAACGCGTTTTGCTTGCCATTGCCTTAATCGTACTGGCATtgtatattacaataataaGACTATGGTTACAAAATTGTGGAAATCTTTCTGGTTTTTCTCCCAGTGTTCTGGTAGGACAGTACTGTCCTGTTGTAATCGGTGTTTGTATGGGTTGTTATTGGGTTCTTCAACGACTTcctaaatttatcaaaataaaatttgcattgTCTTGGCAAATAAGCACATTGCCTAATATCGTGTATGCGCTCTGTCTGTTTGCAATCTTTATTCTGTACTATCGTCCACTGAGTATATTTCTATTGCCAAAACGAAAAGAATCAATCAACGTGTACCAAGATGAAAATATAGTTCCAAGATTGTTTGAGAAGATAAAGGAATCAATTTATCGGAAAAATATAGATGTAGACGAAACACCAGTTATTTATGGCCTGGGAACTGCCTACAGTGCTACATTTGTCTCGTTAAGCGTATTTCTTATGCTATTGTATTCTCTTCTATTAGGAGATATACTATCACCAAGTACTTTTTTAATGTTCATATCTTGCGCCTCTGTTTTGGGCTTGTCTGCTATAGAAAGATACAAGAATGCTAATAGTATAT CTGAACTGGTAGAAGTGCCCACTCCCACGTTATTGTGCTGGTTCTTAATAgcagaatatttcttttatggAACTGGACATCAGTCAACTTTTCCTACTATTCATTGGGATGCTGCATTCATTGGGACAGGTGGACATTTTTATGGAAACTTACTATCAGCGATCTTAATAG GAATAAATACTTTCGGATCGCATATTATACTGGGTGCAACATTACCATTACTAGTGATTGTACCgtttactttttatcttgtatttcCAAAACTAGCCAAGGTCAAGTTTGTTGAAGACGACATGAAGAGAGGAGAGTTACTTTTGTTCGAGCAAGATTCTATATTTCATGCTGCAATTTTTTCGGTTGCAGGGAAATACATATTGCTTTATGGAATTAGA ACGTTCGGCAGTATGCTTGCCGCAACGATTCACTGTCGGCATTTAATGGTTTGGAAAATCTTCGCGCCAAAATTAATATTCGAGGGTTTGGGACTGTTAGTTACGTTGAGCAGTGTACTGGCGTCCTTTTACATGGTGTTCAGAATCGATCAACAAATGGAACATCTTATATCTAGAGTGGCCAAAGGCAGATGA
- the LOC117609360 gene encoding uncharacterized protein LOC117609360 yields MEIKNSTDMIEENGNTTVNVASTFENYPFSWIALQQNSKYKNVINAINQLLSMYHPDDGINAYEHVLKTLLVLSENFDSNMQEYIISIIPLPKGASDIAIKDIICKTIDLIKSANNMAAYQNSVPENKFNTEGLDEKSKMHLNQNILVNTSSQNFEFISSVPEVFRGFPPNEISMIHSHVKNVNYVYNTLDNNIPHIEACINIKQNFLSNVNEEEESLKLQSKLEWLQTPHFQLSIDKFNNYNHCNIANVPRTLYQDDTYFKRKFYKNGVILNKQDKNGISNLRGTHNSKYSLKSEMNCKAVYNEDINQDLKKNKIINEEMYKHYVQELRNEQVIQQDIYKMDVVCYDEKEKDTVMNSKTLEENNFITNNFVAHRKLKKSLYSFLKRAEQEILIEVPIFPQIKSVHIAPPTSKCWDSVTEKNLENKNELDFLLNTKKYVNVSENINKYTEKKPLRSMNIYPKSAQLQVLHRNLNTVIGKTQAIECEKKDNIEHLQYKYTVKQTKQNNCNTLQQSASITKLATFKKQYYDTLLNIQKAKVAVANSMALSSVETSTKYDPCYSAHLYQQQLLQKHEQLTVNPQFAVHSVTQSGLSNMYNTPYTWVQYDWRHPKAKQLRFSQEFPLQLSRNRE; encoded by the exons ATGGAAATAAAGAATTCCACCGATA TGATTGAAGAAAATGGGAATACCACAGTAAATGTTGCTTCAACGTTTGAAAATTACCCATTTTCATGGATTGCTTTGCAGCAAAATTCAAAGtacaaaaatgttattaatgCAATAAATCAACTACTAAGTATGTACCATCCTgatgatggtataaatgcataTGAGCATGTACTGAAAACATTACTTGTTTTGTCTGAAAATTTTGACAGTAATATGCAAGAGTACATCATTTCTATCATACCACTGCCAAAAGGTGCTTCAGATATTGCGATAAAAGACATAATTTGTAAAACTATTGACCTAATTAAATCAGCTAATAATATGGCTGCGTATCAAAA TTCTGttcctgaaaataaatttaacacaGAAGGTTTGGATGAAAAATCAAAGATGCATCTGAATCAGAATATTTTGGTTAATACATCTTCTCAAAATTTTGAA TTTATATCGTCAGTACCTGAAGTATTTCGAGGTTTCCCTCCTAATGAAATTTCTATGATTCATAGTCATGTAAAAAATGTGAATTATGTGTATAATACATTAGATAATAACATCCCACACATAGAAGCttgtattaatattaaacaaaaCTTTTTATCAAATGTTAACGAAGAAGAGGAATCATTAAAGCTTCAGTCAAAATTAGAATGGCTTCAGACTCCACATTTTCAGTTATCAATTGATaaatttaataactataatcATTGCAATATAGCTAATGTACCTCGTACATTATACCAG gatgatacatattttaaaagaaaattctataaaaatggagttattttaaataagcaggataaaaatggaatttcaaatttaagAGGAACACATAATAGTAAATACTCCTTAAAATCAGAAATGAATTGCAAAGCAGTATACAATGAAGATATAAATcaagatttaaaaaagaataaaattataaatgagGAGATGTACAAACATTATGTACAAGAGTTGAGAAATGAACAAGTAATTCAACAAGATATATATAAAATGGATGTTGTATGTTAtgatgagaaagaaaaagatacaGTAATGAATTCAAAG ACgctagaagaaaataattttataacgaATAACTTTGTAGCACATAGAAAACTTAAAAAAAGTTTATACAGTTTTCTAAAACGTGCAGAACAGGAAATTTTAATTG AAGTTCCAATATTCCCTCAAATCAAATCTGTGCATATAGCCCCTCCCACATCCAAATGTTGGGATTCTGTAACTGAGAAAAATCtggaaaataagaatgaattagattttttattaaatactaaGAAATATGTAAATGTATCAGAGAATATAAACAAATATACTGAAAAGAAGCCATtaagatcaatgaatatttatccAAAATCAGCACAACTGCAAGTGCTTCATAGAAATTTGAACACAGTAATTGGTAAAACCCAAGCAATAGAATGTGAAAAAAAGGATAATATAGAACATTTACAGTACAA ATATACAGTGAAGCAAACAAAGCAAAATAATTGTAACACCTTACAACAATCTGCATCTATTACAAAGTTGGCTACATTCaaaaaacaatattatgataCATTACTCAATATTCAGAAAGCTAAAG TGGCAGTGGCAAATTCCATGGCATTGTCATCCGTGGAAACTTCTACCAAATATGATCCGTGTTATTCTGCTCATTTGTATCAACAACAGTTGTTGCAAAAACATGAACAATTAACTGTAAACCCACAATTTGCAGTGCATTCTGTGACACAATCAGGACTATCAAATATGTATAATACTCCGTACACTTGGGTACAATATGATTGGAGACATCCAAAAGCAAAACAATTAAGATTTTCACAAGAG tttCCACTTCAGCTTTCAAGAAACAGAGAGTAA